A window of Vigna unguiculata cultivar IT97K-499-35 chromosome 4, ASM411807v1, whole genome shotgun sequence contains these coding sequences:
- the LOC114181959 gene encoding serine/threonine-protein kinase STY13 isoform X1 encodes MGSGNEVHSVEEFNLESKWLVDPKQLFVGPKIGEGAHAKVYEGKYKNQNVAVKIINKGETPEEISRRQARFGREVAMLSRVQHKNLVKFIGACKEPVMVIVTELLSGGTLRKYLLNMRPKCLDMPVAVGFALDIARAMECLHSHGIIHRDLKPDNLILTADHKTVKLADFGLAREESLTEMMTAETGTYRWMAPELYSTVTLRQGEKKHYNHKVDAYSFAIVLWELIHNKLPFEGMSNLQAAYAAAFKNTRPSAEDLPEDLALIVTSCWKEDPSDRPNFSEIIQMLLRYLSTISPPEPVLHLRMTSSDNVVLPPESPGTSALMLGRDDSGETSTDKAEDRPKGFFFCFNQCY; translated from the exons ATGGGATCTGGCAACGAGGTTCACTCAGTTGAGGAGTTCAATTTGGAATCCAAGTGGCTTGTAGATCCCAAACAACTATTTGTTGGTCCAAAAATTGGAGAGGGTGCTCATGCCAAAGTATATGAAGGAAA atataaaaatcaaaacgTTGCTGTTAAGATCATAAACAAGGGAGAAACCCCAGAAGAGATTTCAAGGAGACAGGCTCGGTTTGGCAGAGAGGTTGCTATGTTGTCGAGAGTTCAGCACAAAAATCTGGTTAAG TTTATTGGGGCTTGCAAAGAACCTGTTATGGTTATAGTGACTGAACTTCTATCAGGTGGAACATTGCGCAAATATCTCTTGAATATGCGGCCCAAGTGCTTGGATATGCCCGTGGCTGTTGGATTTGCTCTTGATATTGCTCGAGCAATGGAGTGTTTACACTCCCATGGGATCATTCATCGCGATCTTAAACCTG ATAACTTGATCTTAACAGCTGATCATAAGACAGTTAAACTTGCTGATTTTGGTCTAGCCAGAGAAGAATCCTTAACAGAGATGATGACTGCTGAAACCGGAACATATCGATGGATGGCTCCGGAA CTTTACAGCACTGTTACTCTAAGACAAGGTGAGAAGAAGCATTACAACCACAAGGTGGATGCCTACAGCTTTGCAATTGTGTTGTGGGAACTCATCCACAACAAGTTGCCCTTTGAAGGCATGTCTAATCTACAGGCTGCATATGCAGCTGCTTTCAAG AATACAAGGCCAAGTGCTGAAGACCTTCCTGAGGATTTGGCTCTGATTGTGACTTCATGTTGGAAGGAAGATCCAAGTGATAGACCAAATTTCAGTGAGATCATACAGATGCTCCTTCGATATCTCTCCACCATTTCACCACCAGAGCCTGTTCTTCATCTGCGGATGACTTCATCTGATAATGTGGTGTTGCCACCAGAATCTCCTGGCACAAGTGCATTAATGCTTGGAAGAGATGACTCTGGAGAAACCTCAACAGACAAAGCTGAAGACAGGCCTAAAGGGTTTTTCTTCTGCTTCAACCAGTGTTACTGA
- the LOC114180300 gene encoding glucuronokinase 1-like yields MVREREVITHKAYARVGLLGNPSDVYYGKTISFSLANFSATVTLRPSPELVIQPHPVHDLVHFSSLPQLVTRLNSEGYYGGVRLLMAVCKVFYAYCRDNAIELSDENFTLSYDTDIPRQAGLSGSSGIVCAALNCLLDFFNVRELVKVEIRPNLVLAAEKELGIVAGLQDRVAQVYGGLVYMDFSKENMEELGHGIYIPMDLCLLPPLYLIYAENPSDSGKVHSKVRQRWLDGDEFIVSSMEEVANIAKEGKTALEEKDYSKFATLMNRNFDLRRSMFGDEALGGLNIRMVEVARKVGAASKFTGSGGAVVAFCPEGTSQVKLLEDECKKEGFVIQPIEPFPSRLSEIELKTLQTK; encoded by the exons ATGGTTCGAGAGAGAGAGGTGATAACGCACAAGGCTTATGCCAGGGTGGGGTTACTCGGAAACCCAAGCGACGTCTATTACGGCAAAACGATATCGTTTAGCCTCGCCAACTTCAGCGCCACCGTCACCCTCCGCCCCTCGCCGGAGCTCGTCATCCAACCCCACCCCGTGCACGATCTCGTCCATTTCTCGTCGCTCCCGCAATTG GTTACCAGGTTGAACTCCGAGGGCTACTATGGAGGCGTGCGGTTGCTTATGGCTGTTTGCAAAGTGTTCTATGCTTACTGCAGAGACAACGCTATCGAACTCAGCGACGAGAATTTCACGCTCTCTTATGATACCGATATCCCTCGCCAG GCTGGTCTCTCGGGATCCAGCGGGATTGTGTGTGCGGCGTTGAACTGTTTGCTGGATTTCTTCAATGTCAGGGAGCTTGTGAAGGTGGAGATCAGGCCCAACCTCGTACTCGCCGCCGAGAAAGAACTCGGGATTGTCGCTGGTCTTCAGGATCGGGTTGCGCAGGTTTACGGTGGACTCGTTTACATG GACTTCAGCAAAGAAAACATGGAAGAGCTGGGCCATGGAATTTATATACCCATGGATTTGTGTCTCCTTCCTCCTCTCTATCTCATCTATGCGGAAAATCCTAGTGATTCTGGAAAG GTTCATAGTAAAGTACGGCAGAGATGGCTTGATGGTGATGAGTTCATTGTATCTTCTATGGAAGAAGTGGCTAATATTGCGAAAGAAGGAAAAACTGCATTAGAAGAAAAGGACTACTCTAAATTTGCAACTCTCATGAATCGAAATTTTGACCTGCGAAG GTCAATGTTTGGAGATGAAGCCCTGGGTGGTTTGAACATTAGAATGGTAGAGGTTGCTAGAAAGGTTGGAGCTGCATCAAAATTTACAGGGAGTGGAGGAGCTGTTGTTGCATTTTGTCCTGAGGGGACTTCTCAAGTCAAGCTTCTCGAGGATGAATGTAAAAAAGAAGGATTTGTGATACAGCCTATTGAACCATTTCCTTCTCGTCTAAGTGAAATCGAGTTGAAAACcttacaaacaaaataa
- the LOC114181959 gene encoding serine/threonine-protein kinase STY13 isoform X2, protein MVIVTELLSGGTLRKYLLNMRPKCLDMPVAVGFALDIARAMECLHSHGIIHRDLKPDNLILTADHKTVKLADFGLAREESLTEMMTAETGTYRWMAPELYSTVTLRQGEKKHYNHKVDAYSFAIVLWELIHNKLPFEGMSNLQAAYAAAFKNTRPSAEDLPEDLALIVTSCWKEDPSDRPNFSEIIQMLLRYLSTISPPEPVLHLRMTSSDNVVLPPESPGTSALMLGRDDSGETSTDKAEDRPKGFFFCFNQCY, encoded by the exons ATGGTTATAGTGACTGAACTTCTATCAGGTGGAACATTGCGCAAATATCTCTTGAATATGCGGCCCAAGTGCTTGGATATGCCCGTGGCTGTTGGATTTGCTCTTGATATTGCTCGAGCAATGGAGTGTTTACACTCCCATGGGATCATTCATCGCGATCTTAAACCTG ATAACTTGATCTTAACAGCTGATCATAAGACAGTTAAACTTGCTGATTTTGGTCTAGCCAGAGAAGAATCCTTAACAGAGATGATGACTGCTGAAACCGGAACATATCGATGGATGGCTCCGGAA CTTTACAGCACTGTTACTCTAAGACAAGGTGAGAAGAAGCATTACAACCACAAGGTGGATGCCTACAGCTTTGCAATTGTGTTGTGGGAACTCATCCACAACAAGTTGCCCTTTGAAGGCATGTCTAATCTACAGGCTGCATATGCAGCTGCTTTCAAG AATACAAGGCCAAGTGCTGAAGACCTTCCTGAGGATTTGGCTCTGATTGTGACTTCATGTTGGAAGGAAGATCCAAGTGATAGACCAAATTTCAGTGAGATCATACAGATGCTCCTTCGATATCTCTCCACCATTTCACCACCAGAGCCTGTTCTTCATCTGCGGATGACTTCATCTGATAATGTGGTGTTGCCACCAGAATCTCCTGGCACAAGTGCATTAATGCTTGGAAGAGATGACTCTGGAGAAACCTCAACAGACAAAGCTGAAGACAGGCCTAAAGGGTTTTTCTTCTGCTTCAACCAGTGTTACTGA
- the LOC114182349 gene encoding uncharacterized protein LOC114182349: protein MEEDHQWELCNDDGFVFKRKRRRIDAPPPPEADESAADNLRRERKKQTLLKLKSKYEKEILHWESLSNTLLALQQRTALHSLQQQQQQQQRLNQAQSLPSPSSSTDSAGSSLLRDLLLQVEAQEAIIRDVSNLCDIAEAVCVKREEQFKQTLFDLPIWASPNDLMEVLCGDDDDDDD, encoded by the exons ATGGAAGAAGACCACCAATGGGAGCTCTGCAACGACGACGGCTTCGTCTTCAAGCGCAAGCGCCGCCGCATCGACGCTCCACCGCCGCCAGAGGCCGACGAATCGGCGGCGGACAACCTTCGGAGAGAGCGTAAGAAACAAACCCTACTCAAGCTCAAATCGAAGTACGAGAAAGAGATTCTTCACTGGGAATCATTGTCGAACACCTTGCTCGCACTGCAACAACGCACTGCTCTTCACTCTCTTCAACAacaacagcagcagcagcaacgACTAAACCAAGCCCAATCCCTCCCTTCTCCTTCCTCCTCAACCGACTCCGCCGGTAGCTCCCTTCTCCGCGACCTCCTATTGCAG GTGGAGGCGCAGGAAGCGATAATTCGCGATGTGTCAAATTTATGCGACATAGCAGAAGCTGTGTGCGTTAAGAGGGAAGAACAGTTCAAACAAACCTTGTTTGATCTTCCAATTTGGGCATCACCGAATGACCTCATGGAAGTGCTAtgtggtgatgatgatgatgacgatgatTGA